From the Sebastes umbrosus isolate fSebUmb1 chromosome 2, fSebUmb1.pri, whole genome shotgun sequence genome, one window contains:
- the si:dkey-127k13.1 gene encoding PWWP domain-containing DNA repair factor 3A isoform X2 has product MKGGSRKTRKREPKGTTAKEVASDTVSAQATEESNTVPGGDLAASSLLTTPKRCRGRKGRTLEAHLTSTPVRGSSADILSSISKSSTRAKQVELEYTEVITQLKTSEVDSPCCQSKFQSRRRRAHASQPRQLRKRGTKEQTSIITNGPPAKRRRGGTQKAETGDLQKETTSRSSSRSRPRFELEKPHSAEQDESLLSSDLSIELSHSEEQLPSLSFQEDEGSEEDEEEELPSFLMQVDQKPPSITGGAFVWYRYRNYPFWPALVKSVNRKQKKASIIFIDDPMIHKKKGFAVALKILKRFDCEEAHELVCKAKEEYDAVIEWSLELISDYRIRRACGSFSGSFIEYFAHDMSYPVRRKYPQAASERLTIGSDTATEVPCDDHKKDSLSEQHEEVSRSSKRLLPDRSHAAHNRANEKLVYFIVKQRMVEEHLLAVIRGQQQSRWLRSFLSASRRRVVNIYLEDDQQLDQVYWYLNELYAKAVETPPCLAEMKYMERVPFILDVLLPEAIIHAIAGVDKVPVKKAEEKYLKGRCISNRERQEFDLMIERQMRKKSQRQNTSLAVVSDPIS; this is encoded by the exons ATGAAAG GTGGATCTCGGAAAACTAGAAAAAGGGAACCTAAAGGTACCACAGCAAAGGAAGTTGCCTCAGACACGGTTTCAGCTCAAGCCACGGAGGAGTCAAACACTGTGCCGG GCGGTGATCTCGCTGCGAGTTCCTTACTAACTACCCCAAAAAGATGCAGAGGACGAAAGGGACGGACACTAGAAGCCCACCTAACCTCCACACCAGTCCGCGGCTCCTCTGCTGACATCCTGTCCAGCATCTCAAAGTCCTCTACCAGAGCAAAACAAGTGGAGCTAGAGTACACTGAAGTCATCACTCAGTTAAAG ACATCAGAGGTAGATTCGCCATGCTGCCAATCGAAATTTCAAAGCAGACGTAGGAGGGCTCATGCTTCCCAGCCGAGACAACTTAGAAAAAGGGGGACAAAGGAGCAGACCAGCATTATAACCAACGGTCCTCCAGCGAAGCGTCGGCGAGGCGGGACGCAGAAGGCGGAGACGGGGGATTTACAGAAGGAAACCACATCTCGGTCATCCAGTCGCTCTAGACCAAGATTTGAACTGGAGAAGCCTCATTCAGCAGAGCAAG ACGAGTCTCTGCTGTCTTCAGATCTATCAATAGAGCTGAGTCACAGTGAGGAACAGCTGCCATCTTTGTCCTTCCAGGAAGATGAGGGaagtgaggaggatgaggaggaggagctacCAAGTTTCTTGATGCAGGTGGACCAAA agccTCCGTCCATTACGGGAGGAGCGTTTGTGTGGTACAGATATAGAAATTATCCATTCTGGCCTGCATTG GTAAAAAGTGTGAATCGTAAGCAGAAAAAAGCCAGCATCATTTTCATTGATGACCCAATGATTCACAAAAAGAAAGG GTTTGCTGTGGCTCTGAAAATCCTGAAGCGTTTTGACTGTGAAGAAGCCCATGAGCTGGTG TGTAAAGCCAAAGAAGAGTATGATGCTGTAATTGAGTGGTCCTTGGAGCTCATATCAGACTACAGAATACGGAGAG CCTGTGGTTCATTTTCTGGCTCCTTCATCGAGTACTTTGCTCACGACATGA GCTATCCAGTGAGGAGGAAGTACCCGCAGGCAGCCTCAGAGAGACTAACCATCGGCAGCGATACAGCGACGGAGGTGCCGTGTGACGATCATAAGAAGGACAGCTTAAGTGAACAGCATGAGGAGGTCAGCAGGAGTTCGAAGAGGTTGCTGCCAGACCGGAGTCATGCCGCCCACAACCGCGCTAATGAGAAGCTTGTATATTTCATCGTAAAGCAGCGCATGGTGGAAGAACACCTTCTG GCTGTGATCCGTGGGCAGCAGCAGTCCAGATGGCTTCGCTCCTTCCTGAGTGCCAGTCGGAGACGGGTGGTGAACATATACCTGGAAGACGACCAGCAGTTGGACCAGGTCTATTGGTACCTGAATGAGCTCTACGCAAAGGCCGTGGAAACCCCCCCTTGCCTGGCTGAGATGAAATACATGGAGCGTGTCCCCTTTATCCTGGATGTGCTTCTTCCTGAG GCCATCATCCATGCCATAGCTGGGGTGGACAAAGTCCCAGTAAAAAAggcagaggaaaagtacctAAAAGGACGATGTATTAGCAACAG ggAAAGACAGGAGTTTGACCTGATGATTGAGCGTCAGATGAGGAAGAAATCCCAGCGTCAGAACACTTCACTTGCTGTAGTCTCTGACCCCATCAGTTAG
- the si:dkey-127k13.1 gene encoding PWWP domain-containing DNA repair factor 3A isoform X1 — protein sequence MKGGSRKTRKREPKGTTAKEVASDTVSAQATEESNTVPGGDLAASSLLTTPKRCRGRKGRTLEAHLTSTPVRGSSADILSSISKSSTRAKQVELEYTEVITQLKTSEVDSPCCQSKFQSRRRRAHASQPRQLRKRGTKEQTSIITNGPPAKRRRGGTQKAETGDLQKETTSRSSSRSRPRFELEKPHSAEQDESLLSSDLSIELSHSEEQLPSLSFQEDEGSEEDEEEELPSFLMQVDQKPPSITGGAFVWYRYRNYPFWPALVKSVNRKQKKASIIFIDDPMIHKKKGFAVALKILKRFDCEEAHELVCKAKEEYDAVIEWSLELISDYRIRRACGSFSGSFIEYFAHDMSYPVRRKYPQAASERLTIGSDTATEVPCDDHKKDSLSEQHEEVSRSSKRLLPDRSHAAHNRANEKLVYFIVKQRMVEEHLLAVIRGQQQSRWLRSFLSASRRRVVNIYLEDDQQLDQVYWYLNELYAKAVETPPCLAEMKYMERVPFILDVLLPEAIIHAIAGVDKVPVKKAEEKYLKGRCISNRERQEFDLMIERQMRKKSQRQNTSLAVVSDPIS from the exons ATGAAAG GTGGATCTCGGAAAACTAGAAAAAGGGAACCTAAAGGTACCACAGCAAAGGAAGTTGCCTCAGACACGGTTTCAGCTCAAGCCACGGAG GAGTCAAACACTGTGCCAGGCGGTGATCTCGCTGCGAGTTCCTTACTAACTACCCCAAAAAGATGCAGAGGACGAAAGGGACGGACACTAGAAGCCCACCTAACCTCCACACCAGTCCGCGGCTCCTCTGCTGACATCCTGTCCAGCATCTCAAAGTCCTCTACCAGAGCAAAACAAGTGGAGCTAGAGTACACTGAAGTCATCACTCAGTTAAAG ACATCAGAGGTAGATTCGCCATGCTGCCAATCGAAATTTCAAAGCAGACGTAGGAGGGCTCATGCTTCCCAGCCGAGACAACTTAGAAAAAGGGGGACAAAGGAGCAGACCAGCATTATAACCAACGGTCCTCCAGCGAAGCGTCGGCGAGGCGGGACGCAGAAGGCGGAGACGGGGGATTTACAGAAGGAAACCACATCTCGGTCATCCAGTCGCTCTAGACCAAGATTTGAACTGGAGAAGCCTCATTCAGCAGAGCAAG ACGAGTCTCTGCTGTCTTCAGATCTATCAATAGAGCTGAGTCACAGTGAGGAACAGCTGCCATCTTTGTCCTTCCAGGAAGATGAGGGaagtgaggaggatgaggaggaggagctacCAAGTTTCTTGATGCAGGTGGACCAAA agccTCCGTCCATTACGGGAGGAGCGTTTGTGTGGTACAGATATAGAAATTATCCATTCTGGCCTGCATTG GTAAAAAGTGTGAATCGTAAGCAGAAAAAAGCCAGCATCATTTTCATTGATGACCCAATGATTCACAAAAAGAAAGG GTTTGCTGTGGCTCTGAAAATCCTGAAGCGTTTTGACTGTGAAGAAGCCCATGAGCTGGTG TGTAAAGCCAAAGAAGAGTATGATGCTGTAATTGAGTGGTCCTTGGAGCTCATATCAGACTACAGAATACGGAGAG CCTGTGGTTCATTTTCTGGCTCCTTCATCGAGTACTTTGCTCACGACATGA GCTATCCAGTGAGGAGGAAGTACCCGCAGGCAGCCTCAGAGAGACTAACCATCGGCAGCGATACAGCGACGGAGGTGCCGTGTGACGATCATAAGAAGGACAGCTTAAGTGAACAGCATGAGGAGGTCAGCAGGAGTTCGAAGAGGTTGCTGCCAGACCGGAGTCATGCCGCCCACAACCGCGCTAATGAGAAGCTTGTATATTTCATCGTAAAGCAGCGCATGGTGGAAGAACACCTTCTG GCTGTGATCCGTGGGCAGCAGCAGTCCAGATGGCTTCGCTCCTTCCTGAGTGCCAGTCGGAGACGGGTGGTGAACATATACCTGGAAGACGACCAGCAGTTGGACCAGGTCTATTGGTACCTGAATGAGCTCTACGCAAAGGCCGTGGAAACCCCCCCTTGCCTGGCTGAGATGAAATACATGGAGCGTGTCCCCTTTATCCTGGATGTGCTTCTTCCTGAG GCCATCATCCATGCCATAGCTGGGGTGGACAAAGTCCCAGTAAAAAAggcagaggaaaagtacctAAAAGGACGATGTATTAGCAACAG ggAAAGACAGGAGTTTGACCTGATGATTGAGCGTCAGATGAGGAAGAAATCCCAGCGTCAGAACACTTCACTTGCTGTAGTCTCTGACCCCATCAGTTAG
- the si:dkey-127k13.1 gene encoding PWWP domain-containing DNA repair factor 3A isoform X3 yields the protein MKGGSRKTRKREPKGTTAKEVASDTVSAQATEESNTVPGGDLAASSLLTTPKRCRGRKGRTLEAHLTSTPVRGSSADILSSISKSSTRAKQVELEYTEVITQLKTSEVDSPCCQSKFQSRRRRAHASQPRQLRKRGTKEQTSIITNGPPAKRRRGGTQKAETGDLQKETTSRSSSRSRPRFELEKPHSAEQDLSIELSHSEEQLPSLSFQEDEGSEEDEEEELPSFLMQVDQKPPSITGGAFVWYRYRNYPFWPALVKSVNRKQKKASIIFIDDPMIHKKKGFAVALKILKRFDCEEAHELVCKAKEEYDAVIEWSLELISDYRIRRACGSFSGSFIEYFAHDMSYPVRRKYPQAASERLTIGSDTATEVPCDDHKKDSLSEQHEEVSRSSKRLLPDRSHAAHNRANEKLVYFIVKQRMVEEHLLAVIRGQQQSRWLRSFLSASRRRVVNIYLEDDQQLDQVYWYLNELYAKAVETPPCLAEMKYMERVPFILDVLLPEAIIHAIAGVDKVPVKKAEEKYLKGRCISNRERQEFDLMIERQMRKKSQRQNTSLAVVSDPIS from the exons ATGAAAG GTGGATCTCGGAAAACTAGAAAAAGGGAACCTAAAGGTACCACAGCAAAGGAAGTTGCCTCAGACACGGTTTCAGCTCAAGCCACGGAGGAGTCAAACACTGTGCCGG GCGGTGATCTCGCTGCGAGTTCCTTACTAACTACCCCAAAAAGATGCAGAGGACGAAAGGGACGGACACTAGAAGCCCACCTAACCTCCACACCAGTCCGCGGCTCCTCTGCTGACATCCTGTCCAGCATCTCAAAGTCCTCTACCAGAGCAAAACAAGTGGAGCTAGAGTACACTGAAGTCATCACTCAGTTAAAG ACATCAGAGGTAGATTCGCCATGCTGCCAATCGAAATTTCAAAGCAGACGTAGGAGGGCTCATGCTTCCCAGCCGAGACAACTTAGAAAAAGGGGGACAAAGGAGCAGACCAGCATTATAACCAACGGTCCTCCAGCGAAGCGTCGGCGAGGCGGGACGCAGAAGGCGGAGACGGGGGATTTACAGAAGGAAACCACATCTCGGTCATCCAGTCGCTCTAGACCAAGATTTGAACTGGAGAAGCCTCATTCAGCAGAGCAAG ATCTATCAATAGAGCTGAGTCACAGTGAGGAACAGCTGCCATCTTTGTCCTTCCAGGAAGATGAGGGaagtgaggaggatgaggaggaggagctacCAAGTTTCTTGATGCAGGTGGACCAAA agccTCCGTCCATTACGGGAGGAGCGTTTGTGTGGTACAGATATAGAAATTATCCATTCTGGCCTGCATTG GTAAAAAGTGTGAATCGTAAGCAGAAAAAAGCCAGCATCATTTTCATTGATGACCCAATGATTCACAAAAAGAAAGG GTTTGCTGTGGCTCTGAAAATCCTGAAGCGTTTTGACTGTGAAGAAGCCCATGAGCTGGTG TGTAAAGCCAAAGAAGAGTATGATGCTGTAATTGAGTGGTCCTTGGAGCTCATATCAGACTACAGAATACGGAGAG CCTGTGGTTCATTTTCTGGCTCCTTCATCGAGTACTTTGCTCACGACATGA GCTATCCAGTGAGGAGGAAGTACCCGCAGGCAGCCTCAGAGAGACTAACCATCGGCAGCGATACAGCGACGGAGGTGCCGTGTGACGATCATAAGAAGGACAGCTTAAGTGAACAGCATGAGGAGGTCAGCAGGAGTTCGAAGAGGTTGCTGCCAGACCGGAGTCATGCCGCCCACAACCGCGCTAATGAGAAGCTTGTATATTTCATCGTAAAGCAGCGCATGGTGGAAGAACACCTTCTG GCTGTGATCCGTGGGCAGCAGCAGTCCAGATGGCTTCGCTCCTTCCTGAGTGCCAGTCGGAGACGGGTGGTGAACATATACCTGGAAGACGACCAGCAGTTGGACCAGGTCTATTGGTACCTGAATGAGCTCTACGCAAAGGCCGTGGAAACCCCCCCTTGCCTGGCTGAGATGAAATACATGGAGCGTGTCCCCTTTATCCTGGATGTGCTTCTTCCTGAG GCCATCATCCATGCCATAGCTGGGGTGGACAAAGTCCCAGTAAAAAAggcagaggaaaagtacctAAAAGGACGATGTATTAGCAACAG ggAAAGACAGGAGTTTGACCTGATGATTGAGCGTCAGATGAGGAAGAAATCCCAGCGTCAGAACACTTCACTTGCTGTAGTCTCTGACCCCATCAGTTAG